From one Culex quinquefasciatus strain JHB chromosome 3, VPISU_Cqui_1.0_pri_paternal, whole genome shotgun sequence genomic stretch:
- the LOC6048744 gene encoding zinc finger protein 135 has protein sequence MPTFRLKTYPNVCRMCLQAKPSAEMVSLDSYRPQFSRSVAEMLEEVASVKIPMHLTCYLPTELCEQCLDVFEFFYKYKRKLDLVQRFCEALAEVKCGNQLPLEVLFETEKSALQMLFKDLDLCDREDFRAVDLLEEFCEYDIASTICVKVESASEMEDESNDYIEEDDGGSGESVGDYDAELAELGLKLYKEDDELEEEPGPGRDEVTDNYMQEFQKSLEEELEIEPDGDVVPAGLQVEPVSKVIEPIAQVEEAQSEVTTSEVTMLENFAEDEDDEDYMEESDVDIGDGPLECPPKKRKYNRFPEEEADLQECALPGCKFITSYPSQFEKHLARHHPDQQDALFCHRSSCADERFDTPDLLRQHKNDVHSTHICGECGKVAKHLIALENHQKQSHGRGREPTIPCTVCESKFRNETELQRHIEKDHGMRFGYECPECGLGFKMKLLLTQHLLTHSVVRNYNCDQCGNAFKTSNHLRRHIKTVHAEVRYPCELCPVSYGRKDKLRMHMERVHEIQTYFVCDICCCSFESSAKLAEHRDRHDKPDDLECGLCLTACPSVAEFNEHLCISYQDDYVCCRRDFRYHSFYNRHMFLAHGVKTNARVKPKAGVLMGKQRAMRKPVERCTLCEHVFPTRKTKKAHMETCAGQVVIFEIEPVADGIASSIADGVPSLQIQEVKSEL, from the exons ATGCCCACCTTCCGGCTGAAAACCTACCCCAACGTGTGCCGGATGTGCCTGCAGGCGAAGCCGTCCGCCGAAATGGTTTCGCTGGACAGCTACCGGCCCCAGTTTTCCCGATCCGTCGCCGAGATGCTGGAAGAGGTCGCCAGCGTCAAGATTCCGATG CATTTGACTTGCTACCTTCCGACGGAGCTGTGCGAGCAGTGTCTGGACGTGTTCGAGTTCTTCTACAAGTACAAGCGAAAGCTGGATCTGGTTCAACGGTTTTGCGAAGCGTTGGCCGAAGTCAAGTGTGGAAACCAGCTGCCGCTGGAGGTTCTGTTTGAGACGGAAAAGTCCGCACTGCAGATGCTGTTTAAGGATTTGGACCTGTGCGATCGGGAGGATTTTCGGGCAGTGGATTTGCTTGAGGAGTTTTGCGAGTACGACATTGCCTCGACAATCTGCGTTAAAGTTGAGAGTGCCAGCGAGATGGAGGACGAAAGTAACGATTACATTGAGGAGGATGATGGTGGTAGTGGGGAGTCAGTCGGGGATTATGATGCCGAGTTGGCTGAGCTGGGCCTGAAGCTTTATAAAGAGGATGATGAGCTGGAGGAAGAGCCTGGTCCCGGCAGGGATGAAGTCACTGACAATTACATGCAAGAGTTTCAAAAGTCGCTTGAAGAAGAGCTGGAAATTGAACCTGATGGCGATGTGGTTCCCGCTGGATTACAAGTGGAACCGGTTTCCAAAGTAATAGAACCAATCGCCCAGGTTGAAGAAGCTCAATCCGAGGTGACCACATCCGAAGTGACCATGCTGGAGAACTTTGCCGAGGATGAAGACGACGAGGACTACATGGAAGAAAGCGACGTCGATATAGGTGACGGACCGTTGGAATGTCCCCCGAAGAAGCGTAAATACAATCGCTTCCCGGAGGAAGAAGCCGACCTCCAAGAGTGCGCCCTCCCCGGTTGCAAATTCATCACCTCCTACCCATCGCAGTTCGAGAAGCACCTCGCCAGACATCACCCGGACCAACAGGATGCCCTGTTCTGCCATCGGTCGAGCTGCGCCGACGAACGGTTTGACACGCCCGATCTGCTGAGGCAGCACAAAAACGATGTCCACTCGACGCACATTTGCGGCGAGTGTGGAAAGGTCGCCAAACACCTAATCGCGCTAGAAAACCACCAAAAACAATCGCACGGCCGCGGACGAGAGCCGACAATCCCGTGCACCGTGTGCGAGAGCAAGTTCCGCAACGAAACGGAACTGCAGCGGCACATCGAGAAGGACCACGGCATGCGCTTTGGCTACGAGTGTCCCGAGTGTGGGCTAGGCTTTAAGATGAAGCTACTTTTGACGCAGCACCTGCTGACGCATTCGGTCGTGCGGAACTACAACTGTGACCAGTGTGGGAACGCGTTCAAGACGTCCAATCATCTGAGGCGTCACATTAAGACGGTGCACGCGGAAGTGCGCTATCCTTGCGAGCTTTGTCCGGTGTCGTACGGTCGGAAGGATAAGCTGAGGATGCACATGGAGCGGGTGCATGAG ATTCAAACCTACTTCGTGTGCGACATCTGCTGCTGCTCGTTCGAGTCGAGCGCCAAGCTGGCCGAGCACCGCGATCGCCACGACAAGCCCGACGACCTGGAGTGCGGCCTGTGCCTGACGGCGTGCCCCAGCGTGGCGGAGTTCAACGAGCATCTGTGCATCAGCTATCAGGATGATTACGTTTGCTGCCGGCGGGACTTCCGGTACCATTCGTTCTACAACCGGCACATGTTTTTGGCGCACGGCGTCAAAACGAACGCACGCGTTAAGCCCAAAGCGGGCGTCCTGATGGGGAAGCAGCGAGCCATGAGG AAACCAGTTGAGCGATGCACGCTCTGCGAGCACGTTTTTCCTACGCGCAAAACCAAAAAGGCCCACATGGAAACGTGCGCCGGACAGGTGGTCATCTTTGAGATTGAACCCGTGGCCGATGGCATTGCTTCTTCTATCGCTGACGGCGTGCCTTCGCTTCAGATCCAAGAGGTCAAAAGTGaactttga
- the LOC6048746 gene encoding gamma-tubulin complex component 2 homolog isoform X2: MSEVRAKKALAELVKKSGTTYSADNIFTFFRNKDGKVSNKRLGALLAQVFKTTPNGAKYVEEFVSSNPKDTYGALIVLLNTFVQDCKNAHAEKPLAGPEVDSVSKRAKIFESPPLSSTRIVTEQITPESVQEIREKIVQTTIGAAAAAAGVNRSAGSLPAAALIPQTFEYLSKKGSIVTWNFNYEDLYPMQSKNVAAIPLSSQEPIVLKELLDCLVGVKGSLLSPKKSSRNVVGVYPVEFEISEQIEDSLKDIVREILPLASHYSQVQDFIAASSSLESGQILQALRAALQSIVNDYYLSITQLEDLFLKQQLTFHKLLYFLRPVFHTMEVLAETVTAIRQTNCRGGTVLTLLHDKITSTTGDEKSQKVLIHLIEQAAVPYMEMLQLWIREGVISDPRREFLIEHNVMDLAENELMDYWERQYTIRADKVPCFLNKYADVILRTGKYLNVIRECGSSVDYQQQVTATLRYTHSDQGYITTIEDAYNFASSSLLNLIMDKYNLMGRLYSVKRYFLLQQGDFISQFMDACEEDLNKDVDNLRPMRLENLLEVTLNMSSARYDEYHDDLKTQLLPYGIVTQISKIVKKEDVFLDALGDTSQLKGIECFTFSYNAQWPVSIVLNRLTISKYQMIFRQLFYLKYVERILCRVWIANNRTKQFAPQTAKLYRSAFTLRQKMLIAIQNFESYMMIEVIEPNWHIFYQNIKQIKNIDDVLNYHQDFLDQCIKNCMLTDPDLLKNIINLCNICIQFCAFLADATTMEPTETFSERVEHFRADFTNLLLSLLRKITDIATQNPSEKFINLIHRINFNSYYSDNFESCP, encoded by the exons ATGTCGGAAGTGCGAGCGAAGAAGGCCCTCGCGGAGCTGGTCAAGAAATCCGG GACCACGTACAGCGCGGACAACATTTTCACCTTCTTCCGGAACAAGGACGGCAAGGTGAGCAACAAGCGGCTCGGGGCCCTGCTGGCACAGGTCTTCAAAACGACCCCGAACGGGGCCAAATACGTGGAGGAGTTCGTTTCGTCCAACCCGAAGGACACGTACGGGGCGTTGATCGTGCTGCTCAACACCTTTGTGCAGGACTGCAAGAACGCGCACGCCGAGAAACCGCTGGCCGGACCGGAAGTGGATTCCGTCTCGAAGCGGGCGAAGATTTTCGAGAGTCCTCCGCTGTCCTCGACGCGGATCGTGACGGAGCAGATTACGCCGGAGAGTGTGCAGGAGATTCGGGAGAAGATTGTGCAGACAACGATTGGAGCGGCGGCGGCCGCTGCCGGGGTGAATCGATCGGCTGGGTCGCTTCCGGCGGCGGCGTTGATTCCGCAGACGTTCGAGTACCTGTCGAAGAAGGGTTCGATCGTGACGTGGAACTTTAACTACGAGGATCTGTACCCGATGCAGAGCAAGAACGTGGCAGCGATTCCGCTCAGCTCGCAGGAGCCGATCGTGTTGAAGGAGTTGCTGGATTGCTTGGTGGGCGTGAAGGGGTCGCTGCTGTCGCCGAAGAAGTCTAGCCGGAACGTGGTTGGGGTTTATCCGGTTGAGTTTGAAATCTCCGAGCAAATTGAAGACTCGCTGAAGGACATCGTGCGGGAGATTCTTCCATTGGCGTCGCATTACTCGCAGGTTCAAGATTTTATTGCTGCGTCCAGTTCACTCGAAAGTGGCCAAATTCTGCAGGCACTCCGTGCCGCACTTCAGTCCATCGTCAACGATTACTATCTTTCGATAACCCAGCTGGAAGACCTGTTCCTTAAGCAGCAACTCACGTTCCACAAGTTGCTGTACTTCTTGCGGCCGGTGTTCCACACGATGGAGGTCCTTGCGGAGACGGTGACCGCAATTCGGCAAACCAACTGCCGCGGTGGAACCGTCTTGACGCTGCTGCACGATAAGATAACTTCGACCACGGGCGACGAGAAGAGCCAGAAGGTGCTGATCCACCTGATTGAGCAGGCGGCTGTGCCGTACATGGAGATGCTGCAGCTGTGGATCCGCGAGGGCGTCATCAGCGATCCCCGGCGGGAGTTCCTGATCGAGCATAACGTGATGGATCTGGCCGAGAACGAGCTGATGGACTACTGGGAGCGGCAGTACACCATTCGGGCGGACAAGGTGCCGTGCTTTTTGAACAAGTACGCGGACGTGATTTTGCGCACCGGAAAGTACCTGAACGTGATTCGGGAGTGCGGAAGTTCCGTCGACTACCAGCAGCAAGTGACGGCCACCCTGCGGTACACCCACTCCGACCAGGGCTACATCACGACCATCGAGGACGCGTACAACTTTGCCTCGTCCTCGCTGCTGAATCTCATCATGGACAAGTACAACCTGATGGGCCGTCTCTACTCCGTCAAGCGGTACTTCCTACTCCAGCAAGGTGACTTCATCTCTCAGTTCATGGACGCGTGCGAGGAAGATCTGAACAAGGACGTGGACAATCTGCGCCCGATGCGGCTCGAAAATCTGCTCGAAGTAACGCTGAACATGTCCTCGGCACGGTACGACGAGTATCACGACGACCTAAAGACGCAACTGCTGCCGTACGGGATCGTCACGCAAATctcgaaaattgtcaaaaaagagGACGTCTTTTTGGACGCCCTCGGGGACACTTCGCAGCTGAAGGGCATCGAGTGCTTCACCTTCAGCTACAACGCCCAGTGGCCGGTTTCGATCGTGCTGAACCGCCTCACCATCTCCAAGTATCAGATGATCTTCCGGCAGTTGTTTTATTTAAAGTACGTCGAGCGGATTCTGTGCCGCGTTTGGATCGCCAACAACCGGACGAAGCAGTTCGCGCCGCAAACGGCCAAGCTGTACCGATCGGCGTTCACGCTGCGACAAAAGATGCTGATTGCCATCCAGAACTTTGAGTCGTACATGATGATCGAGGTGATCGAACCCAACTGGCACATCTTCTACCAGAACATCAAGCAAATCAAGAATATCGACGATGTGCTAAACTACCACCAGGACTTCCTGGACCAGTGTATCAAAAACTGCATGCTGACTGATCCGGACCTGCTGAAGAACATCATCAACCTGTGCAACATTTGCATCCAGTTTTGCGCATTCCTTGCG GACGCCACTACGATGGAACCGACGGAGACGTTCTCCGAGCGGGTCGAGCACTTCCGGGCGGACTTTACGAACCTGCTGCTGTCGCTGCTGCGCAAAATCACCGACATCGCCACCCAGAACCCGTCGGAGAAGTTTATCAACCTGATTCATCG aATCAACTTCAACTCGTATTACAGCGACAACTTTGAGAGTTGCCCGTAA
- the LOC6048746 gene encoding gamma-tubulin complex component 2 homolog isoform X1, translated as MSEVRAKKALAELVKKSGTTYSADNIFTFFRNKDGKVSNKRLGALLAQVFKTTPNGAKYVEEFVSSNPKDTYGALIVLLNTFVQDCKNAHAEKPLAGPEVDSVSKRAKIFESPPLSSTRIVTEQITPESVQEIREKIVQTTIGAAAAAAGVNRSAGSLPAAALIPQTFEYLSKKGSIVTWNFNYEDLYPMQSKNVAAIPLSSQEPIVLKELLDCLVGVKGSLLSPKKSSRNVVGVYPVEFEISEQIEDSLKDIVREILPLASHYSQVQDFIAASSSLESGQILQALRAALQSIVNDYYLSITQLEDLFLKQQLTFHKLLYFLRPVFHTMEVLAETVTAIRQTNCRGGTVLTLLHDKITSTTGDEKSQKVLIHLIEQAAVPYMEMLQLWIREGVISDPRREFLIEHNVMDLAENELMDYWERQYTIRADKVPCFLNKYADVILRTGKYLNVIRECGSSVDYQQQVTATLRYTHSDQGYITTIEDAYNFASSSLLNLIMDKYNLMGRLYSVKRYFLLQQGDFISQFMDACEEDLNKDVDNLRPMRLENLLEVTLNMSSARYDEYHDDLKTQLLPYGIVTQISKIVKKEDVFLDALGDTSQLKGIECFTFSYNAQWPVSIVLNRLTISKYQMIFRQLFYLKYVERILCRVWIANNRTKQFAPQTAKLYRSAFTLRQKMLIAIQNFESYMMIEVIEPNWHIFYQNIKQIKNIDDVLNYHQDFLDQCIKNCMLTDPDLLKNIINLCNICIQFCAFLAEAQRHFVDAELCSMLASTDDFSLSSESDYDFACQQDATTMEPTETFSERVEHFRADFTNLLLSLLRKITDIATQNPSEKFINLIHRINFNSYYSDNFESCP; from the exons ATGTCGGAAGTGCGAGCGAAGAAGGCCCTCGCGGAGCTGGTCAAGAAATCCGG GACCACGTACAGCGCGGACAACATTTTCACCTTCTTCCGGAACAAGGACGGCAAGGTGAGCAACAAGCGGCTCGGGGCCCTGCTGGCACAGGTCTTCAAAACGACCCCGAACGGGGCCAAATACGTGGAGGAGTTCGTTTCGTCCAACCCGAAGGACACGTACGGGGCGTTGATCGTGCTGCTCAACACCTTTGTGCAGGACTGCAAGAACGCGCACGCCGAGAAACCGCTGGCCGGACCGGAAGTGGATTCCGTCTCGAAGCGGGCGAAGATTTTCGAGAGTCCTCCGCTGTCCTCGACGCGGATCGTGACGGAGCAGATTACGCCGGAGAGTGTGCAGGAGATTCGGGAGAAGATTGTGCAGACAACGATTGGAGCGGCGGCGGCCGCTGCCGGGGTGAATCGATCGGCTGGGTCGCTTCCGGCGGCGGCGTTGATTCCGCAGACGTTCGAGTACCTGTCGAAGAAGGGTTCGATCGTGACGTGGAACTTTAACTACGAGGATCTGTACCCGATGCAGAGCAAGAACGTGGCAGCGATTCCGCTCAGCTCGCAGGAGCCGATCGTGTTGAAGGAGTTGCTGGATTGCTTGGTGGGCGTGAAGGGGTCGCTGCTGTCGCCGAAGAAGTCTAGCCGGAACGTGGTTGGGGTTTATCCGGTTGAGTTTGAAATCTCCGAGCAAATTGAAGACTCGCTGAAGGACATCGTGCGGGAGATTCTTCCATTGGCGTCGCATTACTCGCAGGTTCAAGATTTTATTGCTGCGTCCAGTTCACTCGAAAGTGGCCAAATTCTGCAGGCACTCCGTGCCGCACTTCAGTCCATCGTCAACGATTACTATCTTTCGATAACCCAGCTGGAAGACCTGTTCCTTAAGCAGCAACTCACGTTCCACAAGTTGCTGTACTTCTTGCGGCCGGTGTTCCACACGATGGAGGTCCTTGCGGAGACGGTGACCGCAATTCGGCAAACCAACTGCCGCGGTGGAACCGTCTTGACGCTGCTGCACGATAAGATAACTTCGACCACGGGCGACGAGAAGAGCCAGAAGGTGCTGATCCACCTGATTGAGCAGGCGGCTGTGCCGTACATGGAGATGCTGCAGCTGTGGATCCGCGAGGGCGTCATCAGCGATCCCCGGCGGGAGTTCCTGATCGAGCATAACGTGATGGATCTGGCCGAGAACGAGCTGATGGACTACTGGGAGCGGCAGTACACCATTCGGGCGGACAAGGTGCCGTGCTTTTTGAACAAGTACGCGGACGTGATTTTGCGCACCGGAAAGTACCTGAACGTGATTCGGGAGTGCGGAAGTTCCGTCGACTACCAGCAGCAAGTGACGGCCACCCTGCGGTACACCCACTCCGACCAGGGCTACATCACGACCATCGAGGACGCGTACAACTTTGCCTCGTCCTCGCTGCTGAATCTCATCATGGACAAGTACAACCTGATGGGCCGTCTCTACTCCGTCAAGCGGTACTTCCTACTCCAGCAAGGTGACTTCATCTCTCAGTTCATGGACGCGTGCGAGGAAGATCTGAACAAGGACGTGGACAATCTGCGCCCGATGCGGCTCGAAAATCTGCTCGAAGTAACGCTGAACATGTCCTCGGCACGGTACGACGAGTATCACGACGACCTAAAGACGCAACTGCTGCCGTACGGGATCGTCACGCAAATctcgaaaattgtcaaaaaagagGACGTCTTTTTGGACGCCCTCGGGGACACTTCGCAGCTGAAGGGCATCGAGTGCTTCACCTTCAGCTACAACGCCCAGTGGCCGGTTTCGATCGTGCTGAACCGCCTCACCATCTCCAAGTATCAGATGATCTTCCGGCAGTTGTTTTATTTAAAGTACGTCGAGCGGATTCTGTGCCGCGTTTGGATCGCCAACAACCGGACGAAGCAGTTCGCGCCGCAAACGGCCAAGCTGTACCGATCGGCGTTCACGCTGCGACAAAAGATGCTGATTGCCATCCAGAACTTTGAGTCGTACATGATGATCGAGGTGATCGAACCCAACTGGCACATCTTCTACCAGAACATCAAGCAAATCAAGAATATCGACGATGTGCTAAACTACCACCAGGACTTCCTGGACCAGTGTATCAAAAACTGCATGCTGACTGATCCGGACCTGCTGAAGAACATCATCAACCTGTGCAACATTTGCATCCAGTTTTGCGCATTCCTTGCG GAGGCACAGCGACACTTCGTTGACGCGGAGCTCTGTTCGATGTTGGCCTCCACCGACGACTTTTCGCTGTCCTCCGAGTCCGACTATGACTTTGCATGCCAGCAG GACGCCACTACGATGGAACCGACGGAGACGTTCTCCGAGCGGGTCGAGCACTTCCGGGCGGACTTTACGAACCTGCTGCTGTCGCTGCTGCGCAAAATCACCGACATCGCCACCCAGAACCCGTCGGAGAAGTTTATCAACCTGATTCATCG aATCAACTTCAACTCGTATTACAGCGACAACTTTGAGAGTTGCCCGTAA
- the LOC6048747 gene encoding PR domain zinc finger protein 5 has translation MLRNFPNVCRLCLRTEPEQVMVPILDTVPEFGEQLSNLLDDFCSAAPEDIAASLPSTVCQQCLKEFIAAYKLKQRQEFLLSFQVAYARFKFDANVDSLRQLYENNVDYMSTVFCELGIINENEMLDWDALSEQKPDLEGIGQTTPANNNEVSFDMVIDKEILVDEIKIEFVDMEVNDFQTVQQNEPKTYKDRKLEHVDKNQSQTSEQSKTVDTQTKDQTLSCGSCDYSTCSAEAFEYHLQNHPVSTRICDIDACGKQFKQRKCLQAHKKSAHSRFMCANCYVTLKDEHSLKVHAKWHEGETIIPCFYCPMRFEAKDEYRLHLDTIHGANECHSCDTCGLQFKDVTALRSHLRSHADVRNFKCPDCDKTFKFRKDVVRHKKAVHANERFTCKYCSKSYVRNDKLRQHIERSHDLQTYFLCEICVKSFPTKEQLQEHKGHHAAPRAHQCATCMVTYPGKKELKAHQCITYRDDYVCCERDFKFHRHYNRHMFLAHGEKTNVRVKPDSMMKYKSRCKKCKVVFESIKLKAIHEKVCKKQEKAQKQVVTTYF, from the exons ATGCTGCGTAACTTTCCAAATGTTTGTCGGTTGTGCCTCCGGACGGAACCGGAGCAGGTGATGGTGCCGATTCTGGATACAGTGCCGGAATTTGGTGAACAGCTGAGCAACCTGTTGGACGACTTTTGTTCAGCCGCACCAGAG GACATCGCCGCATCGCTCCCTTCGACTGTGTGCCAGCAGTGTCTCAAAGAATTTATCGCTGCCTATAAGTTGAAACAACGACAGGAGTTTTTGCTGAGCTTTCAGGTGGCATACGCTAGGTTCAAATTTGATGCAAACGTGGATTCACTGCGCCAGCTGTATGAGAATAATGTTGACTACATGAGCACGGTATTCTGTGAGTTGGGGATTATAAATGAGAACGAGATGCTCGACTGGGACGCTCTGAGCGAGCAGAAACCAGATTTGGAAGGAATTGGGCAGACGACACCGGCTAACAACAATGAGGTTAGTTTTGACATGGTAATCGACAAAGAAATACTGGTTGATGAAATAAAGATAGAATTCGTGGATATGGAAGTAAATGATTTCCAAACGGTTCAGCAAAATGAACCAAAAACCTACAAAGATCGTAAGTTAGAACATGTCGATAAAAATCAATCGCAAACCAGTGAGCAATCTAAGACAGTTGACACTCAGACTAAAGATCAGACCCTATCTTGTGGCAGCTGCGATTATTCGACATGCAGTGCGGAGGCTTTCGAGTACCATCTGCAAAACCACCCCGTGAGCACTCGAATCTGTGACATTGACGCCTGTGGCAAGCAATTCAAGCAGCGAAAATGTTTGCAGGCCCACAAGAAATCCGCTCACTCGCGATTCATGTGTGCAAATTGTTATGTAACGTTAAAAGACGAGCACTCTCTGAAAGTTCACGCGAAATGGCATGAAGGTGAGACTATTATACCGTGCTTTTACTGTCCGATGAGGTTTGAAGCAAAAGATGAGTACCGCCTCCACTTGGATACGATTCATGGAGCCAATGAATGTCACAGCTGTGATACGTGCGGATTGCAGTTTAAAGA CGTGACCGCCTTGAGGAGTCACCTCAGAAGCCACGCTGACgtgagaaattttaaatgtcCTGATTGTGACAAGACGTTCAAGTTCAGAAAGGACGTCGTGCGCCACAAGAAAGCTGTTCACGCAAATGAACGATTCACGTGCAAGTACTGTAGCAAATCTTATGTGCGCAATGATAAACTTCGGCAGCACATCGAGCGTTCCCATGAT CTTCAAACGTACTTCCTGTGCGAAATTTGTGTTAAATCGTTCCCGACCAAAGAGCAACTGCAGGAGCACAAGGGCCATCACGCAGCTCCCAGGGCGCACCAATGTGCGACGTGTATGGTGACTTATCCGGGCAAGAAGGAGCTCAAAGCGCACCAGTGCATTACCTACCGAGACGATTACGTTTGCTGCGAGCGGGATTTCAAGTTTCACAGGCACTACAATCGGCACATGTTCCTGGCTCACGGGGAAAAGACGAACGTTCGCGTGAAACCGGATTCGATGATG AAATATAAATCTCGATGCAAAAAGTGTAAAGTGGTATTTGAGTCGATTAAGCTAAAAGCTATACACGAGAAGGTTTGCAAGAAGCAGGAAAAGGCACAGAAGCAGGTGGTAACGacatatttttga
- the LOC6048748 gene encoding zinc finger protein 62 has product MVTALENFPEVCRLCLRPGPEPEMAPIVGTVPEFGEQQLSELLDEFCSPVPEDISSALPSSVCEQCVQEFLSAFRMRRRLELLLRFQVAYVRFKFGQTDSLRQLMDDGIEQLDVAFREAGTLQDGELLSWEALVTDNSKYETVEMIAEPMPLFEIEMLDGTEAIEGKEDVMDAEHIEFLEMEIMDGVDSEVDEVMVSVKPKIRKKTIKKAKKVAVPTRVKLDEPLQCIDCNFSSFYEDSFEAHMQNHQADDLVCRINYCHQEFDCKEALIAHKKDVHLCCVCDICGFTLKNKYSLDVHVRRHKGETRFPCEYCSSSFHTKQEYKLHLSLVHVATEAVSCEICKLEFKNMQFLRRHLKSHSDERNYKCSECGKTFKTIMHVHRHKETVHLKVRFQCEHCEMSYGRKDKLRMHVERVHNIQMYFICEICLKSFPTAEQLQEHADHHANPKPLECGVCLVIYLSQEELDGHLCISYRDDYLCCGRDHKFHTFYNKHMFLAHGQKTNARVKPASDKLIANMRAERKYIERCAECGKVFPTRKLKLAHRDVCESFNETQRSVYSIKVVE; this is encoded by the exons ATGGTCACCGCGCtggaaaactttcccgaagtTTGCCGGCTGTGCCTGCGGCCGGGCCCGGAACCGGAGATGGCACCCATCGTGGGAACGGTTCCGGAGTTCGGTGAACAGCAGCTCAGCGAACTGCTGGACGAGTTCTGTTCGCCCGTTCCGGAG GACATTAGCTCCGCCCTGCCCTCCTCCGTGTGTGAGCAGTGCGTGCAGGAATTTCTGTCCGCCTTCCGGATGAGGCGGAGGTTGGAGTTGCTGTTGCGCTTCCAGGTGGCTTACGTCCGCTTCAAGTTCGGCCAGACGGATTCGCTGCGTCAGCTGATGGATGATGGCATCGAGCAGCTGGACGTGGCGTTCCGTGAGGCgggaactttgcaagatggggAATTGCTCAGCTGGGAAGCGCTTGTTACGGATAACTCCAAGTACGAGACCGTTGAGATGATTGCGGAACCGATGCCGCTGTTTGAGATTGAGATGCTGGATGGGACGGAAGCCATTGAGGGGAAGGAGGATGTAATGGATGCTGAGCATATTGAGTTTCTGGAGATGGAGATAATGGACGGGGTTGATAGCGAGGTGGATGAGGTGATGGTGAGCGTCAAGCCTAAGATTCGTAAGAAGACGATTAAGAAGGCGAAAAAGGTAGCTGTTCCGACGAGGGTGAAGCTGGATGAGCCTCTGCAATGTATCGATTGCAACTTTTCGTCGTTTTACGAAGATTCCTTCGAAGCTCACATGCAGAACCACCAGGCAGATGACTTGGTGTGCAGGATCAACTATTGCCATCAGGAGTTTGACTGCAAGGAAGCGCTGATAGCGCACAAGAAGGACGTTCACCTTTGTTGTGTTTGCGACATTTGTGGGTTCACGTTGAAGAACAAATACTCGCTGGATGTTCACGTTCGACGGCACAAGGGCGAAACGCGCTTCCCGTGCGAGTATTGCTCCTCGAGCTTCCACACGAAGCAGGAGTACAAGCTCCATCTCAGTCTGGTGCACGTCGCAACTGAGGCGGTTAGCTGTGAGATTTGCAAGCTGGAGTTCAAGAA TATGCAATTCTTGCGAAGACATCTCAAAAGTCATTCCGACGAGCGAAACTACAAGTGCTCGGAATGCGGCAAAACGTTCAAAACAATAATGCACGTTCATCGGCACAAGGAAACGGTTCACCTTAAAGTACGCTTTCAATGTGAGCACTGTGAGATGTCTTACGGAAGGAAGGACAAGCTCCGGATGCACGTGGAACGCGTGCACAAT ATCCAAATGTACTTTATCTGCGAAATCTGTCTCAAGTCATTCCCGACGGCCGAACAGCTGCAAGAACACGCAGATCACCACGCCAATCCGAAGCCGCTGGAGTGCGGTGTTTGTCTGGTGATTTACCTCAGCCAGGAGGAGCTGGACGGGCATCTGTGCATCTCGTACCGGGACGATTACCTGTGCTGTGGGCGGGACCACAAGTTCCATACGTTTTACAACAAGCACATGTTTCTGGCGCACGGTCAGAAGACGAACGCGCGCGTCAAGCCGGCTTCGGACAAGCTGATTGCGAACATGCGCGCGGAACGG AAATACATCGAACGATGTGCCGAATGCGGAAAGGTGTTTCCAACGAGAAAGCTTAAACTTGCACACCGAGACGTGTGTGAGAGCTTCAACGAAACGCAACGTTCAGTTTACTCGATAAAGGTAGTCGAGTGA